The following proteins are encoded in a genomic region of Corylus avellana chromosome ca4, CavTom2PMs-1.0:
- the LOC132177765 gene encoding anthocyanidin 3-O-glucosyltransferase 7-like — MSSPLEPLFSIQDTMAAVSKSSEEKHVAILAFPFGSHPVVALNLLRKLAPAAPNIQFSFLNTAKSTHSLLSKSTADDDVPHNIKFYQVPDGVPENHVLTGKNPVEAVNLFLMATPDNLKKGLEMAAAETGKRITCLLSDAFLSASAAAIAEDMGVPWVPTWYSFPCCLSAHVYTDLIRQLCVSNGCRTLDFIPGFSAMRVADLPEEVLVPAGEEESPFSRTLSQIGSVLPRATAVVVGFFEELNSPPLNHDLKSKFQNVFYVGFLSMSLPAPSSQPSSSDLTGCLSWLDDRKSGSVAYVGFGTLASLPHEELVAVAEALQASEIQFLWSLNEESKELLPKGFLEKTKTHGKVVPWTPQTQVLAHASVGVFVTHCGSNSICESIANGIPLICRPFFGDHYMIGRMIEEWGIGVRVEGGAITKNRLLKSLELVLGHEKGKVMREKSQALKELVLKGVDSATQDFNSLVDLISAS; from the exons ATGTCTTCCCCTCTGGAGCCCTTGTTTTCAATCCAAGATACCATGGCGGCTGTGAGCAAAAGCTCTGAGGAGAAGCACGTGGCCATCTTGGCATTCCCCTTCGGCAGCCACCCCGTTGTTGCTCTAAACCTGCTGCGTAAGTTAGCACCCGCAGCCCCAAACATTCAGTTCTCGTTCTTAAACACAGCGAAGTCCACCCACTCACTCCTCTCAAAATCAACTGCCGACGACGACGTTCCACATAACATAAAGTTCTACCAAGTGCCGGACGGAGTGCCGGAGAATCATGTGCTTACCGGAAAAAACCCTGTAGAGGCTGTTAACCTTTTCCTCATGGCCACGCCCGACAACCTCAAAAAGGGTTTAGAAATGGCAGCGGCGGAGACCGGCAAGAGAATCACCTGCTTGCTCTCCGACGCTTTCTTGAGTGCTTCTGCTGCGGCGATTGCGGAGGATATGGGTGTTCCGTGGGTCCCCACTTGGTACTCTTTCCCATGTTGTCTCTCCGCTCACGTATACACCGACCTCATTCGCCAGCTTTGTGTTAGCAATGGTTGTAGAACGCTGGATTTTATTCCGGGGTTTTCCGCCATGCGCGTTGCCGACTTGCCGGAGGAGGTGCTGGTCCCGGCGGGTGAAGAAGAGTCGCCTTTCTCACGCACGCTGAGTCAAATCGGATCGGTGCTTCCACGAGCTACTGCTGTCGTGGTGGGTTTTTTTGAAGAACTAAACTCCCCCCCTCTCAATCATGACCTTAAATCAAAGTTTCAGAATGTTTTTTACGTGGGCTTTCTCTCTATGTCACTGCCAGCCCCGTCTTCGCAACCGTCGAGCTCGGATCTAACCGGCTGCCTGTCGTGGTTGGACG ATAGAAAATCTGGGTCGGTCGCATATGTTGGTTTTGGAACCTTGGCTTCGCTGCCACATGAGGAGCTAGTAGCAGTGGCGGAGGCGCTGCAAGCGAGTGAAATTCAATTTCTTTGGTCTCTTAATGAAGAGTCAAAGGAACTATTGCCGAAAGGGTTTCTTGAGAAGACGAAGACGCATGGAAAAGTAGTGCCATGGACGCCGCAAACACAAGTGCTGGCGCATGCTTCTGTAGGGGTGTTTGTGACACACTGTGGATCAAACTCCATTTGCGAGAGCATTGCAAACGGGATTCCGCTCATCTGCAGGCCGTTCTTCGGCGATCATTACATGATTGGACGGATGATAGAGGAGTGGGGGATTGGTGTGAGAGTTGAGGGAGGTGCAATCACAAAGAATCGGTTGCTCAAGAGCTTGGAACTCGTTTTGGGACATGAAAAAGGTAAGGTGATGAGGGAGAAGTCGCAAGCCCTCAAAGAGCTGGTTTTAAAAGGTGTTGACAGTGCTACACAAGACTTCAATAGTTTGGTTGATTTAATATCTGCATCTTAA